In Cupriavidus taiwanensis, the following are encoded in one genomic region:
- a CDS encoding PGAP1-like alpha/beta domain-containing protein has protein sequence MQNERNPSDPEVVISRTRDIDGRPVFDTHLTPTEDTRTKVIEAKLPAVIPIVFLPGIMGTNLKNKKTGDAVWRPPNMSLNLADILGVVAALATWGTRGPKMRQQILKAEDVTVDDGGSIDVGESGLAKETARKRGWGSVLRTSYNPVMALLEARTSRIVANRTPQDWWSTEGLRPPGDFGEETGQPPLTEPELMNAARYDFDVWCAGYNWLQSNRKSAEDVRQYIENTVLRHYREQKPPVPADKVILVTHSMGGLVARALTNLVGYEKVLGVVHGVLPATGAPAIYHHMRAGYEGPEQLILGSNAGEVTAVVANSAGALELCPTFDHRDGQAWLFLQSNHGEVVTDTAGLPCAFPRAEDPYDEIYKNPAWYGLVPEANTKFLNLREDLSDHEDSEVDPRGNFGKLIDQVASFHRDLAGQYHPVTYVHYGADDSKPMHSWQDIVWRGNPHAFPTSAFPADDDGNGRYRHRALTGAPALTVTRGHGDGTVPAFSGQAPRDAGVEASFRHGSNGTGPENAGRKGYDHQGSYNDPRARWATLYGIAKIAQLADWHSSDK, from the coding sequence ATGCAAAACGAGCGCAATCCGTCCGATCCAGAAGTCGTGATATCGCGCACGCGCGATATCGACGGGCGACCGGTCTTTGACACACACCTGACACCCACCGAGGACACACGAACCAAGGTTATCGAGGCCAAGCTGCCCGCAGTGATCCCCATCGTGTTCCTGCCCGGCATCATGGGGACCAACCTGAAGAACAAGAAGACAGGCGATGCTGTCTGGCGGCCACCAAATATGAGCCTGAACCTCGCCGACATACTCGGTGTCGTCGCCGCTTTGGCGACATGGGGCACGCGAGGACCAAAGATGCGGCAGCAAATCCTGAAGGCGGAAGATGTGACTGTAGACGACGGAGGCTCTATTGACGTCGGGGAATCGGGACTCGCAAAGGAAACCGCGCGCAAGCGAGGCTGGGGCAGCGTGCTGCGCACCTCCTATAACCCGGTCATGGCGTTGTTGGAGGCGCGCACCAGCCGCATCGTTGCGAACCGCACACCACAGGATTGGTGGTCTACAGAGGGGCTGCGCCCGCCCGGCGACTTTGGTGAGGAAACCGGGCAGCCGCCATTGACGGAACCGGAACTGATGAACGCAGCACGCTATGACTTCGATGTCTGGTGCGCCGGCTACAACTGGCTCCAATCCAACCGAAAGTCCGCCGAAGACGTCAGGCAATACATCGAAAACACGGTGCTGAGGCATTACCGCGAACAGAAGCCGCCGGTACCAGCCGACAAGGTCATCCTGGTTACGCATTCCATGGGCGGGCTCGTTGCGCGCGCGCTTACGAATCTTGTCGGCTATGAGAAGGTGCTAGGTGTGGTCCATGGCGTGTTGCCGGCGACAGGGGCGCCGGCGATTTACCATCACATGCGTGCGGGCTATGAGGGACCTGAACAGTTGATTCTGGGCTCCAATGCTGGCGAGGTTACCGCTGTCGTAGCAAATTCAGCTGGCGCCTTGGAGCTATGCCCGACGTTCGATCATCGCGACGGCCAAGCTTGGTTGTTTTTGCAGAGCAATCATGGCGAGGTCGTCACGGATACAGCGGGCTTACCTTGTGCCTTCCCGCGCGCTGAAGACCCTTATGATGAAATCTACAAGAATCCAGCCTGGTACGGTCTTGTGCCAGAGGCGAACACAAAGTTCCTCAATTTGAGGGAAGACCTGTCTGACCACGAAGATTCAGAAGTAGACCCGCGCGGCAACTTCGGAAAGCTAATAGACCAAGTCGCTAGCTTTCATCGTGATCTCGCTGGGCAATATCATCCAGTAACTTACGTACACTATGGTGCAGATGATTCCAAGCCAATGCATAGCTGGCAAGATATTGTCTGGCGTGGCAATCCACACGCCTTCCCAACATCGGCCTTTCCGGCGGATGACGATGGCAATGGCCGCTATCGGCATAGAGCGTTGACGGGCGCCCCCGCGCTAACTGTGACACGCGGCCACGGTGATGGGACAGTACCCGCCTTTTCCGGCCAGGCACCACGTGATGCTGGAGTCGAGGCAAGTTTCCGGCACGGATCGAATGGCACGGGTCCCGAGAACGCTGGTCGCAAAGGCTACGATCACCAAGGTAGCTACAACGATCCCAGGGCGCGATGGGCGACGCTATACGGCATTGCCAAGATTGCCCAACTGGCCGACTGGCACTCGAGTGACAAATGA
- the selD gene encoding selenide, water dikinase SelD: MTSPIRLTQYSHGAGCGCKISPKVLDVILAGSGAQHLDPRLWVGNASRDDAAVYALDGADGERGVVSTTDFFMPIVDDPFDFGRIAATNAISDIYAMGGDPLMAIAILGWPVNVLPPEVAREVVAGGRRACDDAGIPLAGGHSIDAPEPIFGLAVTGLVERAHMKRNDTATPGCRLYLTKPLGIGVLTTAEKKGLLRADNRHLARDWMCVLNKPGSAFGRLPGVRAMTDVTGFGLLGHLVEMADGSGLTARLDHAAVPVLDDVADYIAQGCVPGGTQRNFDSYGHRIAPLSEAQRALLCDPQTSGGLLVAVEPAGEAEFLAECQRLGLDLAPIGEMVARAALAVEIR; the protein is encoded by the coding sequence ATGACCAGTCCCATCCGCCTGACCCAGTACAGCCACGGTGCCGGCTGCGGCTGCAAGATCTCCCCCAAGGTGCTCGACGTGATCCTGGCCGGCAGCGGCGCGCAGCATCTGGACCCGCGCCTGTGGGTCGGCAATGCCTCGCGCGATGACGCGGCGGTGTATGCGCTGGACGGCGCCGACGGCGAGCGCGGGGTGGTTTCGACCACCGACTTCTTCATGCCCATCGTCGACGACCCGTTCGACTTCGGGCGCATTGCCGCCACCAACGCGATCAGCGACATCTACGCCATGGGCGGCGACCCGCTGATGGCCATCGCCATCCTGGGCTGGCCGGTGAACGTGCTGCCGCCCGAGGTGGCGCGCGAAGTCGTGGCCGGTGGGCGCCGCGCGTGCGACGACGCCGGCATTCCGCTGGCGGGCGGCCATTCGATCGACGCGCCCGAGCCCATCTTCGGCCTGGCGGTAACGGGGCTGGTCGAGCGCGCGCACATGAAGCGCAACGACACCGCCACGCCCGGCTGCCGGCTCTACCTGACCAAGCCGCTCGGCATCGGCGTGCTGACCACGGCCGAGAAGAAGGGGCTGCTGCGCGCCGACAACCGCCATCTGGCGCGCGACTGGATGTGCGTGCTCAACAAGCCCGGCAGCGCCTTCGGACGCCTGCCCGGCGTGCGCGCGATGACCGACGTCACCGGTTTCGGGCTGCTCGGCCACCTGGTCGAAATGGCCGACGGCAGCGGCCTGACCGCGCGCCTCGACCATGCCGCGGTGCCGGTGCTGGATGACGTGGCCGACTACATCGCCCAGGGCTGCGTGCCGGGCGGCACCCAGCGCAACTTCGACAGCTACGGGCACCGCATCGCGCCGCTCTCCGAGGCGCAACGCGCGCTGCTGTGCGATCCGCAGACCAGCGGCGGCCTGCTGGTCGCGGTCGAGCCGGCTGGCGAAGCCGAATTCCTGGCCGAATGCCAGCGCCTGGGACTGGACCTGGCCCCCATCGGCGAGATGGTGGCGCGCGCCGCCCTGGCCGTAGAGATCCGCTGA
- a CDS encoding T6SS immunity protein Tli4 family protein: MDKSGWKTYCFGRYLVELPPQAKVSATYKVWGNEISPIPGLTPGTLRSMIDQREKELRAAHHETQGSMFVSRTMVGDGSEVLLSWSLPYSKAMLSGNTYLVSTDPWRAFKYGGGVSPGREPIALRHSKTLAANIRSRAGNEIPTGPGFCIDQGFIAGNDYRSESVQVGITLPQHPNAFISFDASTGAEEDRLLERVDNFLTKAVLGPLAGLKVLRKRERNVGAIPAEEYATAATGNGQRVYVFAWESQGKNKSLSEQNVSAGLRVLEQPVDSPQTPYQPAFQSDDDALQLWDAIIDSIRLRPGAV; the protein is encoded by the coding sequence ATGGACAAATCGGGCTGGAAGACATACTGCTTTGGGCGCTACCTCGTTGAGCTCCCCCCACAAGCGAAAGTCAGCGCAACCTACAAAGTCTGGGGCAACGAAATCTCGCCGATACCAGGACTGACTCCCGGTACGCTTCGCTCAATGATCGACCAGCGAGAGAAGGAACTGAGAGCAGCACATCACGAGACGCAAGGCTCGATGTTTGTCAGTAGGACGATGGTTGGCGACGGCTCGGAAGTCTTATTGTCATGGTCATTGCCATACAGCAAGGCCATGCTGAGCGGAAATACGTACCTTGTTTCAACGGATCCGTGGCGCGCATTTAAATATGGAGGAGGTGTCTCCCCTGGTAGAGAGCCGATAGCCCTTCGACACTCGAAGACATTGGCCGCCAACATCCGCTCCCGCGCCGGCAACGAAATCCCCACCGGCCCCGGCTTCTGCATCGACCAAGGCTTTATCGCCGGCAACGACTACCGTTCGGAGAGCGTGCAGGTGGGCATCACGCTGCCCCAACATCCCAACGCCTTCATCAGCTTTGACGCCAGCACCGGCGCCGAGGAAGACCGATTGCTCGAACGCGTTGACAACTTCCTGACCAAGGCAGTACTCGGTCCGCTCGCCGGCCTGAAGGTATTGCGCAAGCGCGAACGCAATGTCGGTGCGATTCCCGCGGAAGAGTACGCAACCGCCGCGACGGGCAATGGCCAGCGTGTTTATGTATTCGCCTGGGAATCCCAAGGAAAAAACAAGTCCTTGTCCGAGCAAAATGTGTCGGCCGGCCTGCGCGTGCTCGAGCAGCCGGTGGACAGTCCGCAGACACCGTATCAGCCGGCATTCCAGTCAGATGACGATGCGCTGCAGCTATGGGATGCCATCATCGACTCCATCCGCCTGCGCCCCGGCGCAGTCTAG
- the mnmH gene encoding tRNA 2-selenouridine(34) synthase MnmH, whose amino-acid sequence MRPDTADFRTLFLSGVAMLDVRAPLEFARGAFPGAVNLPLMDDAERHEVGLCYAQKGQQAAIELGHQLVSGQRKAARIAAWAEFAHAHPDGYLYCFRGGLRSQLVQQWLRDAGIDYPRVSGGYKAMRGFLIETIDSAAATQTWFVVGGLTGSGKTDVLADVPASIDLESHARHRGSAFGRRALPQPQQIDFENALAIDVLRHLDAGWRALVVEDEGRFIGSRDVPQALSQRMQASPLVWLEAPFDARVERVLRDYVQGLAAEFIDTQGSAQGFAAYATRLRQAMAAIAPRLGGARYGKLSALLDQALARQAECGEVALHRGWIEVLLRDYYDPMYDYQRAQREARIVFRGDRDAVTDWLLAHTARQGE is encoded by the coding sequence ATGCGCCCGGATACCGCCGATTTCCGCACGCTGTTTCTGAGCGGCGTCGCCATGCTGGACGTGCGCGCGCCGCTGGAGTTCGCCCGCGGGGCCTTCCCCGGCGCCGTCAACCTGCCGCTGATGGACGATGCCGAGCGCCACGAGGTCGGCCTGTGCTATGCGCAGAAGGGCCAGCAGGCGGCGATCGAACTCGGCCACCAGCTGGTGTCCGGCCAGCGCAAGGCGGCGCGCATTGCCGCCTGGGCCGAATTTGCGCATGCGCATCCGGACGGCTACCTGTATTGCTTCCGCGGCGGGCTGCGCTCGCAGCTGGTACAGCAGTGGCTGCGCGACGCGGGCATCGACTATCCGCGCGTGAGCGGCGGCTACAAGGCCATGCGCGGCTTCCTGATCGAGACCATCGATTCCGCGGCAGCAACGCAGACCTGGTTCGTGGTGGGCGGGCTGACCGGCAGCGGCAAGACCGATGTGCTGGCCGACGTGCCCGCGTCGATCGACCTGGAAAGCCATGCGCGCCACCGCGGCTCAGCGTTCGGCCGCCGCGCGCTGCCGCAGCCGCAGCAGATCGACTTCGAAAACGCCCTCGCCATCGACGTGCTGCGGCATCTCGACGCTGGCTGGCGTGCGCTGGTGGTGGAAGATGAAGGCCGCTTCATCGGCAGCCGCGACGTGCCGCAGGCACTGTCGCAGCGCATGCAGGCCAGTCCGCTGGTCTGGCTGGAAGCGCCGTTCGACGCCCGCGTCGAACGCGTGCTGCGCGACTACGTGCAAGGCCTGGCGGCGGAATTCATCGACACGCAGGGCAGCGCGCAAGGCTTCGCCGCCTACGCCACGCGCCTGCGCCAAGCCATGGCCGCGATCGCCCCGCGCCTTGGCGGCGCGCGCTACGGCAAGCTATCGGCGCTGCTGGACCAGGCGCTGGCGCGGCAGGCCGAATGCGGCGAGGTAGCGCTGCACCGCGGCTGGATCGAAGTGCTGCTGCGCGACTACTACGACCCGATGTATGACTACCAGCGCGCCCAGCGCGAGGCCCGCATCGTCTTTCGCGGCGACCGCGATGCCGTGACGGACTGGCTGCTGGCGCACACGGCGCGGCAAGGGGAGTAG